The Coffea arabica cultivar ET-39 chromosome 4e, Coffea Arabica ET-39 HiFi, whole genome shotgun sequence genome includes a window with the following:
- the LOC113742752 gene encoding uncharacterized protein isoform X1, with the protein MSKDAEAMEAEGKQFKKLGKCRSKSKLDYPLDCGADADADQSGQGMSSLREEKVSSLRTGLVHVARKMPKNAHAHFVLGLMYQRMGQAEKAVVAYEKAAEILIRSEEEIDRPELLSLVRIHHAQCILLGSLEECKSDKELEPNELDDIILKLRESMDSDIRQAPVWNTLGLVLLKTGRLQSAISVFSTLLAVEPNNLDCLGNLGIAYFLSGNMELSEKCLQDLILKDQNHPSAFINYAALLLCRYGSLISGAGAGANDGGASEEQVTAANVAKECLLAAVKSDPRAAHLWSNLANAYFLMGDHRSASKCLEKAVKLEPNCLATRYAVGVHRMKDAERSQNPSEQLSWAGNEMASILREGESSVIEPPIAWAGLAMVHKAQHEIAAGFDIENDDLLEVKECATDSLKQAIREDPDDAVQWHQVGLHDLCTQQFKTSQTYFKAAVARLKECSYAWSNLGISLQLSEDSPHAEEAYKRALSLATSQQAHTVLSNLGNLYRQLRQYERAKAMLTKSLELQPGYAPAYNNLGLVFVAERRWEEARFCFNKAFQTDPLLDAAKSNMIKAANMCRVYSTLNSSLS; encoded by the exons AAAGTTGGGCAAGTGCCGGTCAAAAAGTAAGCTAGATTACCCTCTTGATTGTGGGGCTGATGCTGATGCGGATCAGAGTGGTCAAGGGATGTCATCCTTGCGTGAGGAAAAAGTCAGCAGCCTTCGAACC GGGTTAGTCCATGTTGCCCGGAAGATGCCAAAGAATGCACATGCTCATTTTGTACTTGGCCTAATGTACCAAAGGATGGGTCAAGCTGAGAAG GCAGTTGTGGCATATGAGAAGGCTGCTGAGATTTTGATTCGTTCTGAAGAAGAAATTGACCGCCCAGAGTTGCTTTCATTGGTTCGGATTCACCATGCACAG TGTATTTTGTTGGGAAGCTTAGAAGAGTGCAAGTCAGACAAAGAACTTGAACCGAATGAACTTGACGACATTATTCTGAAGCTAAGGGAGTCTATGGATTCTGATATAAGACAGGCACCTGTCTGGAACACCCTGGGACTTGTACTTCTTAAAACTGGACGTTTGCAG AGTGCTATATCAGTTTTTTCTACTTTGTTAGCTGTTGAACCCAACAACTTGGATTGCCTGGGAAACCTTGGGATTGCTTATTTTCTGAG TGGGAATATGGAGCTTTCAGAGAAGTGCTTGCAAGATCTGATTTTGAAAGATCAAAACCATCCTTCTGCTTTTATCAATTATGCAGCCCTTCTTTTGTGTAGATATGGTTCATTAATTTCTG GTGCTGGAGCAGGTGCCAATGATGGAGGGGCTTCTGAAGAACAAGTTACAGCAGCTAACGTTGCTAAAGAGTGTTTGTTAGCTGCTGTGAAGTCAGATCCCAGAGCAGCACATCTATGGTCGAATCTAGCTAATGCATATTTCTTGATGGGTGATCATAGAAGTGCGAGTAAATGCTTAGAAAAG GCAGTGAAACTAGAGCCCAATTGTTTAGCTACAAGATATGCTGTTGGAGTTCACCGAATGAAGGATGCAGAAAGGTCTCAAAATCCAAGTGAACAGCTCTCTTGGGCTGGAAATGAAATGGCTTCCATACTTCGAGAAGGGGAATCCTCGGTGATTGAGCCTCCTATAGCTTGGGCAGGCCTTGCTATGGTTCACAAGGCTCAGCATGAGATAGCTGCAGGCTTTGACATTGAGAATGACGATTTATTGGAAGTCAAAGAATGTGCTACAGACAGTCTGAAACAG GCAATAAGAGAAGACCCCGATGACGCGGTCCAGTGGCACCAAGTTGGCCTTCATGATCTCTGTACGCAACAATTCAAAACATCACAGACGTACTTTAAAGCTGCAGTTGCGCGTCTTAAGGAGTGCAGTTATGCTTGGTCAAATCTTG GTATCTCATTGCAATTGTCTGAGGATTCTCCGCATGCAGAAGAAGCTTATAAACGTGCCTTATCACTGGCTACATCTCAACAGGCACACACTGTATTATCCAACCTCGGCAATCTCTACCGGCAGCTACGACAATATGAACGTGCAAAGGCAATGCTTACCAAGTCACTTGAACTGCAACCAGGTTATGCTCCAGCATACAACAATCTAGGTCTTGTGTTCGTGGCCGAACGGCGTTGGGAGGAAGCCAGATTCTGCTTCAACAAGGCTTTTCAAACGGACCCCTTGTTGGATGCTGCAAAGTCCAACATGATCAAAGCAGCCAACATGTGTAGAGTATATTCAACCTTGAActcaagtttgagttga
- the LOC113742752 gene encoding uncharacterized protein isoform X2 gives MSKDAEAMEAEGKQFKKLGKCRSKSKLDYPLDCGADADADQSGQGMSSLREEKVSSLRTGLVHVARKMPKNAHAHFVLGLMYQRMGQAEKAVVAYEKAAEILIRSEEEIDRPELLSLVRIHHAQCILLGSLEECKSDKELEPNELDDIILKLRESMDSDIRQAPVWNTLGLVLLKTGRLQSAISVFSTLLAVEPNNLDCLGNLGIAYFLSGNMELSEKCLQDLILKDQNHPSAFINYAALLLCRYGSLISGAGAGANDGGASEEQVTAANVAKECLLAAVKSDPRAAHLWSNLANAYFLMGDHRSASKCLEKAVKLEPNCLATRYAVGVHRMKDAERSQNPSEQLSWAGNEMASILREGESSVIEPPIAWAGLAMVHKAQHEIAAGFDIENDDLLEVKECATDSLKQGYDGENFYFLCFHM, from the exons AAAGTTGGGCAAGTGCCGGTCAAAAAGTAAGCTAGATTACCCTCTTGATTGTGGGGCTGATGCTGATGCGGATCAGAGTGGTCAAGGGATGTCATCCTTGCGTGAGGAAAAAGTCAGCAGCCTTCGAACC GGGTTAGTCCATGTTGCCCGGAAGATGCCAAAGAATGCACATGCTCATTTTGTACTTGGCCTAATGTACCAAAGGATGGGTCAAGCTGAGAAG GCAGTTGTGGCATATGAGAAGGCTGCTGAGATTTTGATTCGTTCTGAAGAAGAAATTGACCGCCCAGAGTTGCTTTCATTGGTTCGGATTCACCATGCACAG TGTATTTTGTTGGGAAGCTTAGAAGAGTGCAAGTCAGACAAAGAACTTGAACCGAATGAACTTGACGACATTATTCTGAAGCTAAGGGAGTCTATGGATTCTGATATAAGACAGGCACCTGTCTGGAACACCCTGGGACTTGTACTTCTTAAAACTGGACGTTTGCAG AGTGCTATATCAGTTTTTTCTACTTTGTTAGCTGTTGAACCCAACAACTTGGATTGCCTGGGAAACCTTGGGATTGCTTATTTTCTGAG TGGGAATATGGAGCTTTCAGAGAAGTGCTTGCAAGATCTGATTTTGAAAGATCAAAACCATCCTTCTGCTTTTATCAATTATGCAGCCCTTCTTTTGTGTAGATATGGTTCATTAATTTCTG GTGCTGGAGCAGGTGCCAATGATGGAGGGGCTTCTGAAGAACAAGTTACAGCAGCTAACGTTGCTAAAGAGTGTTTGTTAGCTGCTGTGAAGTCAGATCCCAGAGCAGCACATCTATGGTCGAATCTAGCTAATGCATATTTCTTGATGGGTGATCATAGAAGTGCGAGTAAATGCTTAGAAAAG GCAGTGAAACTAGAGCCCAATTGTTTAGCTACAAGATATGCTGTTGGAGTTCACCGAATGAAGGATGCAGAAAGGTCTCAAAATCCAAGTGAACAGCTCTCTTGGGCTGGAAATGAAATGGCTTCCATACTTCGAGAAGGGGAATCCTCGGTGATTGAGCCTCCTATAGCTTGGGCAGGCCTTGCTATGGTTCACAAGGCTCAGCATGAGATAGCTGCAGGCTTTGACATTGAGAATGACGATTTATTGGAAGTCAAAGAATGTGCTACAGACAGTCTGAAACAG GGTTATGACGGAgagaatttttattttctttgtttccacatgtgA